The following coding sequences are from one Microtus pennsylvanicus isolate mMicPen1 chromosome 1, mMicPen1.hap1, whole genome shotgun sequence window:
- the Psph gene encoding phosphoserine phosphatase, producing MVSHSELRELICSADAVCFDVDSTVIREEGIDELAKFCGVEAAVSEMTRKAMGGALPFKDALTERLALIQPSREQVQRLLAEHPPHLTPGIRELVSRLQERNVQVFLISGGFRSIVEHVAAKLNIPTANVFANRLKFYFNGEYAGFDEMQPTAESGGKGKVIRFLKEKFHFKKIIMIGDGATDMEACPPADAFIGFGGNVIRQQVKSNAKWYITDFVELLGVLEE from the exons ATGGTCTCCCACTCCGAGCTGAGGGAACTCATCTGCTCAGCAGATGCGGTGTGCTTTGACGTCGACAGCACAGTCATCCGAGAGGAAGGCATTGATGAGCTGGCCAAATTCTGTGGTGTGGAGGCGGCTGTGTCTGAAAT GACACGGAAAGCCATGGGAGGAGCATTGCCTTTCAAAGATGCGCTCACTGAACGCCTGGCACTGATCCAGCCCTCCAGGGAGCAGGTGCAAAGGCTCCTAGCTGAGCACCCCCCACACCTGACCCCCGGGATAAG GGAACTGGTCAGTCGCCTACAGGAGCGCAATGTGCAGGTGTTCCTCATATCTGGTGGCTTTAGGAGTATCGTGGAGCATGTTGCTGCGAAGCTCAATATCCCAACAGCCAATGTATTTGCCAATAGGCTGAAATTCTACTTCAATG GTGAATACGCAGGTTTTGATGAGATGCAGCCAACAGCCGAGTCTGGTGGGAAAGGAAAGGTTATtcgatttttaaaggaaaaattccaCTTTAAGAAAATAATCATGATTGGAGATGGAGCTACAGACATGGAAGCCTGCCCTCCCGCC GATGCTTTCATTGGGTTTGGAGGAAATGTGATCAGGCAACAAGTCAAGAGCAACGCCAAGTGGTACATCACTGACTTTGTCGAGCTCTTGGGAGTACTGGAAGAATAA